The sequence below is a genomic window from Pseudomonas cannabina.
CGGTTTGCGATCGGGTCAAGCTCAAAGTTTTCAGCATAGGCTGCAGCGACTTCTTCGCCCTGTTCGGCGAGAATCCCGGACAGCGCCAAGCGACCACCGGTCTTGACCAGCGTGGTCAGCTGCGGCGCCAGCGACACCAGCGGGCCGGCCAGAATGTTGGCCACCAGCACGTTGGCCTGCTGAGCGGGCAAGTCTTGCGGCAGGTACAGCGGGAAACGTTCGGCTGCGATGTTGTTGCGCCCGGCGTTATCACGCGAGGCTTCCAGCGCCTGCACGTCGATGTCGGTGCCGACTGCCTGGCTGGCACCCAGCAGCAGCGCCGCGATGGCCAGAATGCCCGAGCCGCAACCGAAATCCAGTACGTTGCAGCCTTTGAGGTCCTGACCGTCCAGCCACTCGAGGCACAGGGCGGTGGTCGGGTGCGTGCCGGTGCCGAATGCCAGGCCCGGGTCGAGCAGCAGGTTCACGGCATCCGGTTCCGGCGCAGCGTGCCAGCTGGGTACGATCCACAGGCGCTGGCCAAAGCGCATCGGCTGGAAGTTGTCCATCCAGCTGCGTTCCCAGTCCTGATCCTCGATGACTTCGGCGCTGTGCTCAGGCAGTTCTGCGCCGGTCAGCAGGCTCAAGTGGGCGAGAACCATTTCGGCATTGGTGTCGGCTTCGAACAGCGCCAGCAAGTGGGTGTGCGTCCACAAGGGCGTGGTGTTGAGCTCGGGCTCGAAAATCGGCTGGTCTTCGGCGTCCATGAAGGTCACAGACACGGCACCGACTTCAAGCAGGGCGTCCTCGTAGGTTTCGGCTTGTTCTGGGCTGATGGCGAGACGGACTTGCAGCCAAGGCATGGCGGATTACCTTCGATTCTGAAATAGGTGCGGCTTGCGCGGCCCTTGAGGCCGCAGGAAGCGGGCAAGTTTACTGCTATGCGCTGCAAACAACAAAGCCGCATCACTGCGGCTTTGTCGTTGTGAAACACACTGGCTTATTGATTGGCCAGTTTATGCTCCAGGTAATGGATGTTGACGCCGCCTTCGCAGAAGCCTTCATCACGGGTCAGATCACGGTGAAGCGGGATGTTGGTCTTGATCCCGTCGACCACGATTTCATCCAGGGCATTGCGCATGCGTGCCATGGCTTCTTCGCGAGTCGCGCCCCAGGTGATCACTTTGCCGATCAGCGAGTCGTAGTTCGACGGCACTTTGTAACCGCTGTACAGGTGCGAATCGACCCGCACGCCATTACCGCCCGGCGCATGGAAATGCTTGACCAGACCCGGGCTCGGAACGAAGGTTTTCGGGTCTTCAGCGTTGATCCGGCATTCCAGCGCATGACCCTTGATGACCACGTCATCCTGGGTGTACGACAGTTTGTTGCCGGCGGCGATGCTGAGCATCTCCTTGACGATGTCGATACCGGTGACCATTTCCGAAACCGGATGCTCCACCTGAACACGGGTGTTCATTTCGATGAAGTAGAAACGACCGTTCTCGTACAGGAACTCGAAAGTCCCCGCGCCGCGATAACCGATGTCGATACATGCCTTGACGCAGGCGGCCAGTACATCAGCGCGTGCCTGTTCGTCGATGAACGGTGCCGGTGCTTCTTCCAGAACTTTCTGGTGACGACGTTGCAGCGAGCAATCGCGGTCGCCCAGATGAATCGCCTGACCCTGGCCATCGGAAATGACCTGGACTTCCACGTGACGCGGGTTGGTCAGGTATTTTTCCAGATAGACCATCGGGTTGCTGAACCAGGCGGCCGCTTCGGCGCGGGTCTGGGAAGCGGCCTCGATCAGGTCCTCTTCACGATGAACCACACGCATGCCGCGACCACCACCGCCACCGGCGGCCTTGATGATCACCGGATAACCGACTTCGCGACCGATGCGCAGCGCAGTCGCTTCGTCTTCCGGCAGCGGGCCGTCAGAACCCGGAACGGTAGGCACATTGGCCAGCTTCATGGCGTCCTTGGCAGAAACCTTGTCGCCCATCAGGCGAATGGTGTCTGCTTTCGGGCCGATGAAGGCAAAGCCGGATTTTTCGACCTGTTCGGCGAAATCGGCATTTTCCGCGAGGAAACCGTAGCCAGGGTGAATCGCCGTGGCGCCGGTCACTTCGGCAGCGGAAATGATCGCCGGAATGTTCAGGTAAGACAGGTTGGCCGGTGCCGGACCGATGCAGACGGTTTCGTCTGCCAGGCCCAGGTGCATCAGCTCGCGATCTGCCGTGGAGTGTACAGCGACGGTCTTGATGCCCAGTTCTTTACAGGCACGCAAGATGCGCAAGGCAATTTCGCCGCGGTTGGCGATCAGAACTTTTTCCAACATCGCAGGCTCTCCCCGGTTCAAACGATAGTGAACAGCGGCTGGTCAAACTCAACCGGCTGACCGTTTTCTACCAGGATGGATTCGATCACACCGCTGGCTTCTGCCGTGATGTGGTTCATCATTTTCATCGCTTCGACGATGCAGATGGTGTCGCCTTTCTTGACGGTCTGGCCGACTTCGACGAATGCTGGCGAAGTAGGCGCCGGGGTACGGTAGAACGTACCGACCATTGGCGACTTGACCACAAAACCGTTCAGCTTGGGAGCCGATGGCGCTTCTGGCGCAGCCGGAGCGGCGGCAGGTGCCGGGGCTGCTACCGGAGCAGCCACTGGAGCAGGAGCGTAGTAGGGCTGTGCCGGGGTCTTGCTGTGGCGGCTGATCCGTACAGACTCTTCGCCTTCACGAATTTCCAGCTCGTCAATGCCGGACTCTTCCAGCAATTCGATCAGTTTCTTGACTTTGCGAATATCCATTAATCAACTCCCAAGGTTCTGTAAGGGCATTTTGCCGGCTGCTTCAGGCCGCGTGGTCAGCTTCAAGGCTGAACGCGTCACGGCCTGGCATTGGCGGCCAGTTGTTCCAGAGCGGCTTCCAGGGCCAGACGGTATCCACTGGCGCCCAGGCCGCAGATCACTCCTACCGCGACGTCTGAAAAGTAGGAGTGATGACGGAAAGGTTCGCGTTTGTGCACGTTCGACAAGTGCACTTCGATGAATGGGATGCTCACTCCCATCAGCGCGTCACGTATTGCGACGCTTGTATGCGTAAAAGCAGCCGGATTGATCAAAATAAAATCCACACCCTCGTCACGGGCAGCGTGAATCCGGTCGATCAGTTCATATTCGGCATTGCTTTGCAGGTACATCAGATGGTGACCGGCATCGCGTGCGCGCTGCTCTAGGTCCTGGTTGATCTGTGGCAGGGTAATGGTGCCGTAGACCCCGGGTTCCCGAGTACCGAGCAGGTTCAGGTTGGGCCCGTGAAGGACCAGGATAGTCGCCATTGCGTGTTCCTTTTGTTGTCTGCGAGCGGGTTACGCCCGGCGACTATGCCGGAAGGGCAATGGACTGTCCAGTTAACTACAGTAGCCAGCACGATGAGCGATATTCGCGCAAAGTTTGTGACTCACCGTTTAGTTTTGGTCATTTGCTCTATTCAGACGCTCGATCATGCCTGCCACGTCTATTTCGCCGACGACGCGTACGTTTTGCAGTTCTTCGCCGTTTTTCGCGAAAAAAAGCATCGCGGGCGGGCCGAAGAGTTTGTAACGGTCGAGCAAAGCGCGTTGTTCTGCGTTGCTTTGCGTCATGTCGAAACGGATCAGGCTATAGCCTGCCAGCCCGGCGACGACACCCGGGTCAGGCAGGACTTCGTGTTCGATGACCTTGCAACTGATGCACCAGTCGGCATACCAGTCGAGCAGCAGGGGCTTGCCGGCGTTGCGGGCTTCTTGCAGCACACGGTCCAGCTCGGCCGAGGTGGTGATCGTCTGCCATTGCGCAGAAGCCGTGGACGCTGCTGTCCCGTTGTTTGCAGGGGCGTACTCGCGGCCCAGCGGGCGCATGGGGTCGGTTTGCCCGGACAGCGCGCCGTACCAGCAGGCCAGCGCGTAGACCAGCA
It includes:
- the accB gene encoding acetyl-CoA carboxylase biotin carboxyl carrier protein, with the protein product MDIRKVKKLIELLEESGIDELEIREGEESVRISRHSKTPAQPYYAPAPVAAPVAAPAPAAAPAAPEAPSAPKLNGFVVKSPMVGTFYRTPAPTSPAFVEVGQTVKKGDTICIVEAMKMMNHITAEASGVIESILVENGQPVEFDQPLFTIV
- the aroQ gene encoding type II 3-dehydroquinate dehydratase: MATILVLHGPNLNLLGTREPGVYGTITLPQINQDLEQRARDAGHHLMYLQSNAEYELIDRIHAARDEGVDFILINPAAFTHTSVAIRDALMGVSIPFIEVHLSNVHKREPFRHHSYFSDVAVGVICGLGASGYRLALEAALEQLAANARP
- the accC gene encoding acetyl-CoA carboxylase biotin carboxylase subunit; this encodes MLEKVLIANRGEIALRILRACKELGIKTVAVHSTADRELMHLGLADETVCIGPAPANLSYLNIPAIISAAEVTGATAIHPGYGFLAENADFAEQVEKSGFAFIGPKADTIRLMGDKVSAKDAMKLANVPTVPGSDGPLPEDEATALRIGREVGYPVIIKAAGGGGGRGMRVVHREEDLIEAASQTRAEAAAWFSNPMVYLEKYLTNPRHVEVQVISDGQGQAIHLGDRDCSLQRRHQKVLEEAPAPFIDEQARADVLAACVKACIDIGYRGAGTFEFLYENGRFYFIEMNTRVQVEHPVSEMVTGIDIVKEMLSIAAGNKLSYTQDDVVIKGHALECRINAEDPKTFVPSPGLVKHFHAPGGNGVRVDSHLYSGYKVPSNYDSLIGKVITWGATREEAMARMRNALDEIVVDGIKTNIPLHRDLTRDEGFCEGGVNIHYLEHKLANQ
- the prmA gene encoding 50S ribosomal protein L11 methyltransferase → MPWLQVRLAISPEQAETYEDALLEVGAVSVTFMDAEDQPIFEPELNTTPLWTHTHLLALFEADTNAEMVLAHLSLLTGAELPEHSAEVIEDQDWERSWMDNFQPMRFGQRLWIVPSWHAAPEPDAVNLLLDPGLAFGTGTHPTTALCLEWLDGQDLKGCNVLDFGCGSGILAIAALLLGASQAVGTDIDVQALEASRDNAGRNNIAAERFPLYLPQDLPAQQANVLVANILAGPLVSLAPQLTTLVKTGGRLALSGILAEQGEEVAAAYAENFELDPIANRDGWVRITGRRR